The following are from one region of the Syngnathus acus chromosome 10, fSynAcu1.2, whole genome shotgun sequence genome:
- the LOC119128678 gene encoding protocadherin gamma-C5-like, translating into MHFTETGMTKTIGCRDWRWQALLWHFFLWTTVHAQTRYSIPEELKKGSVVGNLAKDLSLGLSEIFERKLRVAAEAGKQYFSVDAGKGELLVSDRIDREALCGQSASCVLPLQVVIEDPLQLHRIEVEIRDINDNSPNFVSIEQSLKLAESAAVGTRFPLKSATDPDVGSNSIKSYILSKNDCCSLRIKEIEGGKPVPELVLDKSLDREQKAVHKILLTAFDGGSPARSGTSEITINVLDNNDNFPIFEKNLYKVTVGEKAVKGTVIVRPKATDADEGLNGDIEFSFGSATPDSTLSLFDINPVTGEITLKGELDYETAKSYGIDITAKDKGSPEMEGHCRVQVDVLDVNDNTPEIVLTSQPKPVREDAQSGTVVALISARDLDSGNNGNVTLHLKRGCPFALKSSFSNNYALVTSGALDRESVSVYNIEITATDAGSPPLSSKKVIAVSITDVNDNPPQFSQSSYNVYLKENGVAGSILYSVSASDPDAGENAKVSYSIVDSKVHDVSVSSYVYVNSENGSIYSMHSFDYEKVKVFQVLVEAKDQGSPSLSSSTTVHVFILDQNDNAPAVIYPSPHAASHLRVPRSAKAGHLLTKVTAVDADSGHNAWVSYKVAEATDTSLFTLNLYTGEVRTKRAVSEHDDSSQRLIIEVKDDGEPAQSATVTLSILLEDGVSELVSELRYKASEPGKKGGTITLYLIVSLASVSVLSLLTLLVLAVKCMRSSASGATCCMRRTHSDENKKSNRNLQIQLNTDGPIKYVEVLGGDVMSQSHSFRSCLSPMSEYSDFTLVKPSSTTDFKEVISVLDASLPDSTWTFESQQVSR; encoded by the coding sequence ATGCATTTTACTGAGACAGGGATGACAAAGACAATAGGATGCCGAGACTGGAGATGGCAAGCTCTTTTGTGGCATTTTTTCTTGTGGACTACAGTGCATGCACAGACTCGTTATAGCATCCCAGAGGAGCTCAAAAAAGGTTCGGTGGTGGGAAATCTGGCTAAAGATCTGTCTTTGGGGCTGTCTGAAATATTTGAGCGCAAACTGCGTGTCGCCGCTGAGGCTGGTAAGCAGTATTTCAGCGTGGATGCGGGGAAGGGCGAGCTGCTGGTCAGCGACAGGATAGACAGAGAGGCTTTATGCGGACAAAGCGCCAGCTGCGTGCTCCCCCTGCAGGTCGTCATCGAGGACCCGTTGCAATTGCATAGAATCGAGGTTGAAATACGAGATATTAATGATAACTCTCCCAATTTTGTTTCTATTGAGCAATCTTTAAAATTAGCAGAATCTGCTGCTGTGGGAACGCGTTTTCCTTTAAAGAGCGCAACAGACCCTGATGTGGGAAGCAATTCAATTAAATCTTATATTCTCAGTAAAAACGACTGCTGTTCCCTTAGAATAAAAGAAATAGAGGGTGGAAAACCCGTCCCTGAGCTCGTGCTGGATAAGTCGTTAGACAGAGAGCAAAAGGCTGtacataaaatattattaactGCATTTGATGGGGGTAGTCCGGCTAGATCAGGCACTTCCGAAATTACCATAAATGTACTTGACAACAATGATAACTTCCCAATATTTGAGAAAAATCTCTACAAGGTAACCGTGGGTGAAAAAGCTGTAAAAGGGACTGTCATTGTCAGACCAAAAGCAACAGATGCAGATGAAGGTTTGAATGGTGACATTGAATTTTCATTTGGCTCTGCAACTCCCGATTCCACGTTGTCCTTGTTTGATATAAACCCCGTTACTGGTGAGATCACTTTAAAGGGAGAATTAGACTATGAGACAGCAAAGTCATATGGCATTGACATAACCGCTAAAGATAAAGGCAGCCCCGAGATGGAGGGTCATTGTCGTGTGCAGGTTGATGTGTTGGACGTCAATGATAATACTCCTGAAATCGTCCTCACCTCTCAGCCAAAGCCTGTTCGTGAGGACGCCCAGAGTGGAACTGTTGTCGCCCTCATTAGTGCTCGTGATCTCGACTCAGGTAATAACGGTAATGTGACGTTACACTTGAAAAGGGGATGCCCATTTGCCCTAAAAAGCTCATTTTCTAATAATTATGCGCTGGTGACCAGTGGCGCTTTAGACCGCGAGAGTGTGTCTGTGTACAACATTGAGATTACAGCCACTGATGCAGgctctcctcctctctccaGTAAGAAAGTGATCGCTGTCAGCATCACTGATGTTAATGACAACCCTCCTCAATTCTCTCAGAGCTCGtataatgtttatttaaaggaGAACGGAGTAGCAGGCTCTATATTGTACTCGGTGTCCGCAAGTGACCCGGATGCTGGTGAAAATGCCAAAGTATCTTACTCTATCGTGGACTCTAAAGTGCACGACGTGTCCGTGTCGTCGTACGTTTACGTGAACTCCGAGAACGGCAGCATCTACAGCATGCACTCGTTCGACTACGAGAAAGTCAAAGTGTTTCAAGTTTTAGTTGAGGCTAAGGACCAGGGCTCGCCTTCGCTCAGCAGTAGCACCACTGTCCATGTTTTCATCCTGGACCAGAACGACAATGCCCCCGCCGTCATATACCCCTCACCCCACGCCGCCTCCCACCTGAGGGTGCCCCGCTCGGCCAAGGCGGGCCACCTGCTCACCAAGGTGACAGCCGTGGACGCCGACTCGGGCCACAACGCGTGGGTCTCATACAAAGTGGCGGAGGCCACGGACACCTCTCTGTTCACGCTCAATTTGTACACAGGGGAGGTGAGGACTAAACGCGCCGTGTCCGAGCATGACGACTCCTCTCAGAGGCTGATCATAGAGGTCAAGGACGACGGGGAACCGGCTCAGTCGGCCACCGTCACATTGTCCATCCTGCTGGAGGACGGCGTGAGCGAGCTCGTGTCAGAACTGAGATACAAGGCGTCCGAGCCCGGCAAGAAAGGCGGCACAATCACGCTGTATCTGATTGTGTCTCTGGCCTCGGTGTCCGTGCTGTCTCTGCTCACTTTGCTCGTCTTGGCCGTCAAATGCATGCGGAGCAGTGCGAGCGGCGCTACTTGCTGCATGAGGCGGACACACTCCGACGAGAACAAGAAGTCAAACAGAAATCTCCAAATTCAGCTCAACACCGACGGACCTATCAAGTACGTGGAGGTTCTGGGAGGTGACGTCATGTCTCAGAGTCACTCCTTCAGGTCGTGCTTGTCTCCCATGTCAGAGTACAGTGATTTCACTTTGGTCAAGCCCAGCAGCACCACTGACTTTAAAGAGGTTATCAGCGTCCTGGACGCTTCTTTGCCTGACAGCACCTGGACCTTTGAGAGCCAGCAGGTGAGCAGATAA
- the LOC119128672 gene encoding protocadherin gamma-C5-like isoform X13 translates to MEWRQRKRPAGGSQLSRLLCFLACLSSAFAQLSYSVSEELSPGSIVGNIAKDLGLSTQAIVQRGLRVVSESGTQYFEVRQASGDLVIKQQIDREQMCDLRSSCSLHLQILLSDPLAIQRVVVDIVDVNDNAPNFSTSSVSLEVSEAAAQGTRFRLESAHDPDVGTNSLRTYHLAENDFFILNVETKSDGSKFPELVVDKPLDREVQGSFELLLTAVDGGQPQKSGSTLLLIKLLDVNDNAPIFEESVKKVSLLENVALGTLVTKLNATDVDSGRNGEISFMFSKYTPERVVKLFTVDTKSGEIRVNGEVDYEKATSHHITVQARDGGSPAMEGSCNVIVDVIDVNDNVPEVTLTSLTSPIQENSAPETVIALISARDLDSGKNGEVSLTIPQGLPFKLNSAFGMHYSLTTAGPLDRELESEYKVVIKATDGGSPPLSSQTTFVVKLSDVNDNAPTFSQNSYSVDIPENNAASAPITAVSATDPDLGENARITYSILPSMVQGSPISSYVYINPESGQIFSMRSLDHEQLKAFRIEVQARDAGTPPRAANVTVHVFVVDVNDNTPMIVYPAFPPDKGLQLSVPPSAGPGYLINKLVGVDADSGHNAWLFYSIAPGPNAGMFRIGAHSGDLRTARKWAEEEEGSTYDIVVIIQDNGEPPKSSRVNITITVDEKGVADDAPARPHHTPFSPRSGMSDITLYLIISLACVSGVSFITFAILMVRCLRHREHGMGDSDCCYCCYSNQRSGRYHQRPGKDLHLQLNTDGPIRYMEVVGGPQDPHTRTYRPCYSTISSRSDFVFMKTPMLSHNNTLNTTLSRKHLMNSASEQKPPNNDWRFNQGARPGPSGVAGGPEVAMGTGPWPQPPTEAEQLQALMAAANVSEASGTLGPGTMGLSTRYSPQFTLQHVPDYRQNVYIPGSTATLTSNPQQQQQQQAMAQQASQQALPPPQSGQPEPPKAAQTPASKKKSTKKEKK, encoded by the exons ATGGAGTGGAGGCAGAGGAAGCGCCCCGCAGGAGGGAGCCAGCTGTCGCGCCTCTTGTGCTTTCTGGCCTGCCTCTCCTCCGCCTTCGCCCAGCTGAGCTACTCCGTGTCGGAGGAGCTCAGTCCGGGATCCATCGTGGGGAACATCGCTAAAGATTTAGGCCTGAGCACTCAGGCGATTGTCCAAAGGGGGCTGCGGGTGGTGTCTGAATCAGGCACTCAGTATTTTGAGGTGAGGCAAGCGAGCGGCGATTTGGTGATTAAGCAGCAGATTGACAGAGAGCAGATGTGCGACTTGAGGTCGTCCTGCTCACTACACCTTCAGATACTTTTGTCGGATCCTTTGGCGATCCAACGAGTCGTGGTGGACATCGTGGACGTGAATGACAACGCTCCGAATTTTTCCACCAGCAGCGTGTCTTTGGAGGTGTCCGAGGCCGCCGCGCAAGGAACAAGGTTTCGCTTGGAGAGTGCGCACGACCCGGACGTGGGGACCAACTCATTACGCACATACCACCTCGCAGAAAATGACTTCTTTATATTGAATGTCGAGACAAAAAGTGACGGCAGCAAGTTTCCAGAGCTTGTGGTGGACAAACCTCTTGACAGGGAAGTGCAGGGCTCGTTTGAGCTGCTGCTTACGGCTGTGGATGGGGGGCAGCCGCAAAAATCAGGCTCCACGCTGCTTCTCATTAAACTTTTAGACGTCAATGACAACGCGCCTATTTTTGAGGAGTCTGTTAAAAAAGTGAGCCTGTTGGAGAATGTGGCACTGGGCACTTTAGTGACGAAACTGAACGCCACGGATGTGGATTCGGGTCGCAATGGAGAAATATCATTCATGTTTAGTAAATACACGCCAGAGCGTGTCGTTAAACTTTTCACCGTGGATACGAAGAGCGGGGAGATTCGTGTGAACGGCGAGGTGGATTATGAGAAAGCTACATCCCATCACATCACGGTGCAGGCCCGAGATGGGGGTTCCCCAGCGATGGAGGGCTCCTGCAACGTCATCGTGGACGTCATCGACGTCAACGACAACGTGCCAGAGGTCACTCTGACGTCACTCACAAGCCCCATCCAAGAAAACTCCGCCCCTGAGACGGTGATAGCCCTCATCAGTGCTCGAGATCTGGACTCGGGCAAGAACGGTGAGGTTAGTTTAACCATTCCACAAGGTCTGCCATTCAAACTCAACTCAGCCTTTGGCATGCACTACAGCCTCACCACGGCGGGGCCGCTCGACCGTGAGCTCGAGTCCGAGTACAAGGTGGTCATCAAGGCCACCGACGGCGGCTCGCCCCCCCTGTCCTCGCAAACCACCTTTGTGGTAAAGCTCTCCGACGTCAATGACAACGCCCCCACCTTCTCCCAAAACTCCTACTCGGTGGACATCCCTGAGAATAACGCCGCGAGTGCCCCGATCACAGCTGTCTCTGCAACTGACCCGGACCTGGGGGAAAATGCTCGCATCACCTACTCTATTCTTCCAAGCATGGTGCAGGGCTCCCCCATTTCTTCCTACGTCTACATCAACCCAGAGAGCGGCCAAATCTTCAGCATGCGTTCCTTGGATCATGAGCAGCTGAAGGCCTTCCGTATCGAAGTCCAGGCCCGTGACGCTGGGACGCCACCTCGGGCCGCCAACGTCACTGTCCATGTGTTTGTAGTGGATGTGAATGACAACACACCCATGATAGTCTACCCTGCGTTTCCACCAGACAAaggacttcagctcagtgtGCCCCCATCAGCTGGACCGGGGTATCTCATAAACAAACTTGTGGGGGTGGATGCGGACAGCGGGCACAATGCCTGGTTGTTTTACTCCATCGCCCCGGGACCAAATGCCGGCATGTTCCGTATCGGGGCGCACTCTGGCGACCTCCGCACAGCCCGCAAGTGGGCTGAAGAGGAAGAAGGCTCCACTTATGACATTGTGGTCATCATCCAAGACAATGGCGAGCCGCCCAAGTCCAGCCGGGTTAACATTACGATCACCGTGGACGAGAAGGGAGTAGCGGATGATGCTCCGGCGAGACCTCACCACACGCCGTTCTCGCCACGCAGCGGGATGTCGGACATCACCTTGTACCTCATCATCTCTCTCGCCTGTGTATCAGGTGTGTCTTTTATCACTTTTGCCATCCTAATGGTACGTTGCCTGAGGCACCGCGAGCACGGGATGGGCGACTCGgactgctgctactgctgctacAGTAATCAGCGGTCCGGCCGCTACCACCAAAGGCCCGGCAAGGACCTGCACCTGCAGCTCAACACAGACGGGCCCATCCGTTACATGGAGGTGGTGGGAGGCCCCCAGGATCCGCACACGCGCACTTACAGGCCCTGCTACTCCACCATATCCAGCAGGAGTGACTTTGTGTTCATGAAGACGCCAATGTTGAGTCACAACAACACGCTCAACACCACTCTCAGCAGGAAGCACCTTATGAACTCGGCCAGTGAG CAAAAGCCACCCAACAATGACTGGCGTTTTAACCAGGGAGCAAGACCAGGACCCAGTGG GGTTGCCGGAGGACCTGAGGTTGCCATGGGAACCGGACCCTGGCCCCAACCCCCAACTGAAGCTGAGCAGCTCCAGGCCCTGATGGCTGCGGCTAATG TGAGCGAGGCGAGCGGTACCCTCGGACCCGGCACGATGGGCCTGAGCACCCGTTACAGCCCCCAGTTCACCCTCCAGCACGTGCCCGACTACCGGCAGAATGTGTACATCCCCGGCAGCACGGCCACGCTCACCTCCAAcccccagcagcagcagcagcagcaggccatGGCCCAGCAGGCCAGCCAGCAGGCGCTACCCCCGCCCCAGTCCGGCCAGCCCGAGCCCCCGAAAGCCGCCCAGACTCCCGCCTCCAAGAAGAAGTCCAccaagaaggagaagaagtag
- the LOC119128672 gene encoding protocadherin gamma-C5-like isoform X2, whose translation MEWRQRKRPAGGSQLSRLLCFLACLSSAFAQLSYSVSEELSPGSIVGNIAKDLGLSTQAIVQRGLRVVSESGTQYFEVRQASGDLVIKQQIDREQMCDLRSSCSLHLQILLSDPLAIQRVVVDIVDVNDNAPNFSTSSVSLEVSEAAAQGTRFRLESAHDPDVGTNSLRTYHLAENDFFILNVETKSDGSKFPELVVDKPLDREVQGSFELLLTAVDGGQPQKSGSTLLLIKLLDVNDNAPIFEESVKKVSLLENVALGTLVTKLNATDVDSGRNGEISFMFSKYTPERVVKLFTVDTKSGEIRVNGEVDYEKATSHHITVQARDGGSPAMEGSCNVIVDVIDVNDNVPEVTLTSLTSPIQENSAPETVIALISARDLDSGKNGEVSLTIPQGLPFKLNSAFGMHYSLTTAGPLDRELESEYKVVIKATDGGSPPLSSQTTFVVKLSDVNDNAPTFSQNSYSVDIPENNAASAPITAVSATDPDLGENARITYSILPSMVQGSPISSYVYINPESGQIFSMRSLDHEQLKAFRIEVQARDAGTPPRAANVTVHVFVVDVNDNTPMIVYPAFPPDKGLQLSVPPSAGPGYLINKLVGVDADSGHNAWLFYSIAPGPNAGMFRIGAHSGDLRTARKWAEEEEGSTYDIVVIIQDNGEPPKSSRVNITITVDEKGVADDAPARPHHTPFSPRSGMSDITLYLIISLACVSGVSFITFAILMVRCLRHREHGMGDSDCCYCCYSNQRSGRYHQRPGKDLHLQLNTDGPIRYMEVVGGPQDPHTRTYRPCYSTISSRSDFVFMKTPMLSHNNTLNTTLSRKHLMNSASEQKPPNNDWRFNQGARPGPSGPHMPYGTHIRWTPKSGTRVAGGPEVAMGTGPWPQPPTEAEQLQALMAAANVSEASGTLGPGTMGLSTRYSPQFTLQHVPDYRQNVYIPGSTATLTSNPQQQQQQQAMAQQASQQALPPPQSGQPEPPKAAQTPASKKKSTKKEKK comes from the exons ATGGAGTGGAGGCAGAGGAAGCGCCCCGCAGGAGGGAGCCAGCTGTCGCGCCTCTTGTGCTTTCTGGCCTGCCTCTCCTCCGCCTTCGCCCAGCTGAGCTACTCCGTGTCGGAGGAGCTCAGTCCGGGATCCATCGTGGGGAACATCGCTAAAGATTTAGGCCTGAGCACTCAGGCGATTGTCCAAAGGGGGCTGCGGGTGGTGTCTGAATCAGGCACTCAGTATTTTGAGGTGAGGCAAGCGAGCGGCGATTTGGTGATTAAGCAGCAGATTGACAGAGAGCAGATGTGCGACTTGAGGTCGTCCTGCTCACTACACCTTCAGATACTTTTGTCGGATCCTTTGGCGATCCAACGAGTCGTGGTGGACATCGTGGACGTGAATGACAACGCTCCGAATTTTTCCACCAGCAGCGTGTCTTTGGAGGTGTCCGAGGCCGCCGCGCAAGGAACAAGGTTTCGCTTGGAGAGTGCGCACGACCCGGACGTGGGGACCAACTCATTACGCACATACCACCTCGCAGAAAATGACTTCTTTATATTGAATGTCGAGACAAAAAGTGACGGCAGCAAGTTTCCAGAGCTTGTGGTGGACAAACCTCTTGACAGGGAAGTGCAGGGCTCGTTTGAGCTGCTGCTTACGGCTGTGGATGGGGGGCAGCCGCAAAAATCAGGCTCCACGCTGCTTCTCATTAAACTTTTAGACGTCAATGACAACGCGCCTATTTTTGAGGAGTCTGTTAAAAAAGTGAGCCTGTTGGAGAATGTGGCACTGGGCACTTTAGTGACGAAACTGAACGCCACGGATGTGGATTCGGGTCGCAATGGAGAAATATCATTCATGTTTAGTAAATACACGCCAGAGCGTGTCGTTAAACTTTTCACCGTGGATACGAAGAGCGGGGAGATTCGTGTGAACGGCGAGGTGGATTATGAGAAAGCTACATCCCATCACATCACGGTGCAGGCCCGAGATGGGGGTTCCCCAGCGATGGAGGGCTCCTGCAACGTCATCGTGGACGTCATCGACGTCAACGACAACGTGCCAGAGGTCACTCTGACGTCACTCACAAGCCCCATCCAAGAAAACTCCGCCCCTGAGACGGTGATAGCCCTCATCAGTGCTCGAGATCTGGACTCGGGCAAGAACGGTGAGGTTAGTTTAACCATTCCACAAGGTCTGCCATTCAAACTCAACTCAGCCTTTGGCATGCACTACAGCCTCACCACGGCGGGGCCGCTCGACCGTGAGCTCGAGTCCGAGTACAAGGTGGTCATCAAGGCCACCGACGGCGGCTCGCCCCCCCTGTCCTCGCAAACCACCTTTGTGGTAAAGCTCTCCGACGTCAATGACAACGCCCCCACCTTCTCCCAAAACTCCTACTCGGTGGACATCCCTGAGAATAACGCCGCGAGTGCCCCGATCACAGCTGTCTCTGCAACTGACCCGGACCTGGGGGAAAATGCTCGCATCACCTACTCTATTCTTCCAAGCATGGTGCAGGGCTCCCCCATTTCTTCCTACGTCTACATCAACCCAGAGAGCGGCCAAATCTTCAGCATGCGTTCCTTGGATCATGAGCAGCTGAAGGCCTTCCGTATCGAAGTCCAGGCCCGTGACGCTGGGACGCCACCTCGGGCCGCCAACGTCACTGTCCATGTGTTTGTAGTGGATGTGAATGACAACACACCCATGATAGTCTACCCTGCGTTTCCACCAGACAAaggacttcagctcagtgtGCCCCCATCAGCTGGACCGGGGTATCTCATAAACAAACTTGTGGGGGTGGATGCGGACAGCGGGCACAATGCCTGGTTGTTTTACTCCATCGCCCCGGGACCAAATGCCGGCATGTTCCGTATCGGGGCGCACTCTGGCGACCTCCGCACAGCCCGCAAGTGGGCTGAAGAGGAAGAAGGCTCCACTTATGACATTGTGGTCATCATCCAAGACAATGGCGAGCCGCCCAAGTCCAGCCGGGTTAACATTACGATCACCGTGGACGAGAAGGGAGTAGCGGATGATGCTCCGGCGAGACCTCACCACACGCCGTTCTCGCCACGCAGCGGGATGTCGGACATCACCTTGTACCTCATCATCTCTCTCGCCTGTGTATCAGGTGTGTCTTTTATCACTTTTGCCATCCTAATGGTACGTTGCCTGAGGCACCGCGAGCACGGGATGGGCGACTCGgactgctgctactgctgctacAGTAATCAGCGGTCCGGCCGCTACCACCAAAGGCCCGGCAAGGACCTGCACCTGCAGCTCAACACAGACGGGCCCATCCGTTACATGGAGGTGGTGGGAGGCCCCCAGGATCCGCACACGCGCACTTACAGGCCCTGCTACTCCACCATATCCAGCAGGAGTGACTTTGTGTTCATGAAGACGCCAATGTTGAGTCACAACAACACGCTCAACACCACTCTCAGCAGGAAGCACCTTATGAACTCGGCCAGTGAG CAAAAGCCACCCAACAATGACTGGCGTTTTAACCAGGGAGCAAGACCAGGACCCAGTGG tCCCCACATGCCATACGGTACTCATATACGATGGACGCCGAAGAGTGGCACAAG GGTTGCCGGAGGACCTGAGGTTGCCATGGGAACCGGACCCTGGCCCCAACCCCCAACTGAAGCTGAGCAGCTCCAGGCCCTGATGGCTGCGGCTAATG TGAGCGAGGCGAGCGGTACCCTCGGACCCGGCACGATGGGCCTGAGCACCCGTTACAGCCCCCAGTTCACCCTCCAGCACGTGCCCGACTACCGGCAGAATGTGTACATCCCCGGCAGCACGGCCACGCTCACCTCCAAcccccagcagcagcagcagcagcaggccatGGCCCAGCAGGCCAGCCAGCAGGCGCTACCCCCGCCCCAGTCCGGCCAGCCCGAGCCCCCGAAAGCCGCCCAGACTCCCGCCTCCAAGAAGAAGTCCAccaagaaggagaagaagtag